Proteins from a genomic interval of Nautilia sp. PV-1:
- a CDS encoding methyl-accepting chemotaxis protein, which translates to MHSIVKDFNLKLLGINLLTSFILLLYTYFEYPGDFISTAFEHLIIAIVIQVAAYYLLKYYVINPIQEYISISKELSEGDGDLTKQISIKQHNEIKQAADYINKFISNVREVIIDIKNTSSIVSNNTKELENIVKQLKSTIHQTDVEASEISKISNTLAQHLDKTEASVASTTDTLIKTADFLENFSNSLIKTTDEIMKINSKEQELNNLLHNLNSQTEEIKNVLQIISSITEQTELLALNAAIEAARAGEHGRGFAVVADEVRKLAEESANSLVNIETIIKNITQTIDLTSNEINNNSEKMNVLASHTNEITTQLEQILQMNKDNILYAKDATKNVTIMAFEAKQLMTHTEKLTDISTQNVSIAKSISKITDMLKSAFSKLYKEVSRFKV; encoded by the coding sequence ATGCATTCTATCGTCAAAGACTTTAACCTAAAACTGCTTGGAATCAACCTCTTAACGAGTTTTATTCTTTTATTGTACACATATTTCGAATATCCCGGCGATTTCATCTCCACGGCTTTTGAACATCTTATAATCGCCATAGTTATTCAGGTGGCTGCATATTATCTTTTAAAATATTACGTAATAAACCCTATCCAGGAATACATTTCTATTTCAAAAGAACTAAGCGAAGGGGACGGTGATTTAACAAAACAGATCAGTATTAAACAGCACAATGAAATCAAACAGGCCGCCGATTATATAAACAAATTTATTTCAAACGTAAGAGAAGTGATTATCGACATAAAAAACACAAGTTCTATTGTGTCAAATAATACAAAAGAACTGGAAAATATTGTAAAACAGCTAAAAAGCACAATACACCAGACAGACGTGGAAGCAAGCGAAATTTCAAAAATATCCAATACGCTGGCACAGCATCTTGACAAAACGGAAGCATCAGTAGCTTCAACTACAGATACGTTAATAAAAACAGCCGACTTTTTAGAAAATTTCAGCAATTCTTTAATCAAAACAACAGATGAAATTATGAAAATAAATTCAAAAGAGCAGGAACTAAACAACCTCCTTCACAATCTGAACTCTCAAACCGAAGAAATAAAAAACGTTTTACAGATAATTTCAAGTATTACCGAACAGACCGAGCTTCTTGCGCTAAATGCGGCTATAGAGGCTGCCAGAGCGGGAGAACACGGAAGAGGGTTTGCGGTAGTTGCGGATGAAGTCAGAAAACTGGCGGAAGAAAGCGCTAATTCTCTGGTAAATATAGAAACCATTATCAAAAACATTACTCAAACCATTGATTTAACCTCAAATGAAATCAACAATAACTCTGAAAAAATGAATGTTTTAGCCTCTCATACTAACGAAATCACCACACAGCTGGAGCAAATCCTGCAGATGAATAAAGATAATATATTATATGCCAAAGACGCTACTAAGAACGTTACCATCATGGCGTTTGAAGCAAAACAGCTCATGACCCACACTGAAAAACTTACCGATATTTCCACACAAAACGTTTCAATAGCAAAATCGATTTCAAAAATTACGGATATGCTAAAATCCGCATTCAGCAAACTTTATAAAGAAGTGTCAAGATTCAAAGTGTAA
- a CDS encoding response regulator produces MKIVILDDSKVFLSYIKKQLQKLGYIDIYTFNEPSSFYTFFENGNTDTDVVFIDYHLKETDGLKVLEKINHHLPYTYKIMITGDNDPNLKEQALETGYDNFFTKDISLIDLKALLNMITTIRKFVKKELQKKEELKKLLSYKEKQEQIIHRKQNKIMQNELEMFFDENFLFETFFAPKDMLTGDTIHTKKLSKNEYFIGVIDAMGKGLGASLTSFNALSFLKHSIKKAIEYNDFNFEKLVNDFVNYIKNILLDNEILCATLVYIKDDKIYYSNFGNPPILSSKNIIPANNYPITVNTQQTHIDSIQTENKLLISSDGIFESPYEETIYYKRLKSIFPKITFLKELMEDFYAKSHQIDDTCLVYITKEKNGFQTLFEDTLELNKNAIDHFLEKLISQNIPLIEQIHLILHEILTNTYEYGILNIENKDIPKHKKKKLKNDENKKFFAKIKLSKNENWLKIEYEDTTKGFDVQTIKDAFYKKYHGRGIKIIKHLSYGLFFNENGTAIKIFLKVKQ; encoded by the coding sequence ATGAAAATCGTAATACTTGACGACAGCAAAGTTTTCTTGTCGTATATCAAAAAACAGCTGCAAAAACTCGGCTATATTGATATATATACTTTTAACGAACCTTCTTCTTTTTACACTTTTTTTGAAAACGGAAACACTGATACCGATGTGGTTTTTATAGATTATCATTTAAAAGAAACAGACGGACTCAAAGTCCTGGAAAAAATAAACCATCATCTGCCATATACATATAAAATAATGATTACCGGCGACAATGATCCGAATCTTAAAGAACAAGCTCTCGAAACCGGTTATGACAACTTCTTTACAAAAGATATTTCTCTTATAGATTTAAAAGCGCTTTTAAATATGATTACGACCATAAGAAAATTCGTCAAAAAGGAGCTTCAAAAAAAAGAAGAGCTGAAAAAACTTCTAAGCTATAAAGAAAAACAGGAACAGATAATACACAGAAAACAGAACAAAATAATGCAAAATGAACTTGAAATGTTTTTTGACGAGAATTTCCTGTTTGAAACTTTTTTTGCTCCGAAAGATATGCTCACGGGTGATACTATTCATACCAAAAAACTTTCAAAAAACGAATATTTTATAGGTGTAATCGATGCCATGGGTAAAGGGTTAGGTGCCTCTTTGACATCATTTAACGCATTGTCCTTTTTAAAACATTCAATAAAAAAAGCCATTGAATATAATGATTTTAACTTCGAAAAACTGGTTAACGATTTCGTAAACTATATTAAAAACATCCTGTTAGACAATGAAATACTGTGCGCTACGCTTGTATATATAAAAGATGACAAAATTTATTATTCCAATTTCGGGAATCCTCCGATACTTTCTTCCAAAAACATAATTCCGGCAAACAATTATCCAATAACAGTAAACACGCAACAAACACACATCGACAGCATTCAAACAGAAAACAAACTGCTGATATCAAGCGACGGTATTTTTGAGTCACCTTACGAAGAAACTATTTATTATAAAAGGCTTAAATCAATATTTCCCAAAATCACTTTTTTAAAAGAGCTCATGGAGGACTTTTACGCCAAATCCCATCAGATTGACGATACCTGCCTCGTTTATATTACGAAAGAGAAAAACGGATTTCAAACTCTTTTTGAAGATACGCTGGAATTAAATAAAAATGCAATCGATCATTTTCTTGAAAAACTGATATCCCAAAATATCCCGCTGATTGAACAGATTCATCTGATATTACACGAAATACTCACTAATACATACGAATACGGTATCTTAAATATTGAAAACAAAGATATTCCGAAACATAAAAAAAAGAAGCTTAAAAATGATGAAAACAAAAAATTTTTCGCTAAAATTAAATTAAGCAAAAATGAAAATTGGCTGAAAATCGAATACGAAGACACAACAAAAGGGTTCGATGTTCAGACAATAAAAGACGCATTTTACAAAAAATATCACGGGAGGGGGATTAAAATCATAAAGCACCTCTCCTACGGACTGTTTTTTAACGAAAACGGAACGGCAATTAAAATCTTCTTAAAGGTTAAACAATGA